One Rosa chinensis cultivar Old Blush chromosome 5, RchiOBHm-V2, whole genome shotgun sequence genomic region harbors:
- the LOC112167091 gene encoding uncharacterized protein LOC112167091: protein MYNLVHPVISGMITIFTSGFRRKMIWNFVGLFGFFRGKEDTAGDPGPEEPEKILERPQSPVEPQTGSDEVKPKLVFCLICKGNGDHETINCPDKSEGYVTLCRICDDGPCENEDDPDHKEEHYEYLMRCNCCGAIGKHWEDTCSMNSSDNDCDFDPPSCLQ, encoded by the exons ATGTACAACCTCGTGCACCCTGTGATTTCCGGTATGATTACGATTTTTACATCAGGATTCCGGAGGAAGATGATCTGGAATTTTGTTGGTCTTTTCGGCTTCTTTCGAGGAAAAGAAG ACACAGCCGGAGATCCTGGACCAGAAGAGCCGGAGAAGATCCTTGAGCGCCCTCAGTCTCCTG tgGAACCGCAAACAGGCAGCGACGAAGTAAAACCAAAACTTGTGTTTTGTTTGATCTGTAAAGGGAATGGCGACCACGAAACTATAAATTGCCCGGACAAATCAGAGGGATATGTAACCCTTTGTAGGATTTGTGATGACGGTCCATGTGAAAATGAGGATGATCCAGACCACAAGGAAGAACATTATGAATATCTCATGCGTTGTAACTGTTGTGGAGCTATCGGTAAACACTGGGAAGATACCTGCTCTATGAATTCCAGCGACAACGATTGCGACTTTGATCCTCCTTCTTGTCTCCAATAA